In Pectobacterium aroidearum, the following are encoded in one genomic region:
- a CDS encoding GNAT family N-acetyltransferase — protein sequence MSTSSVDVCYKVNAPLSSQQFVELLAKTSLGPRRPLDDETAIAGMLKHANLLVSAWQGETLVGIARSVTDFHFCCYLSDLAVSEDCQHAGIGKKLIQQTAQQLEKGCKIILLAAPLAVDYYPKLGFEKHNSTWLMPAADLHDEA from the coding sequence ATGAGCACGTCATCAGTGGATGTTTGCTACAAAGTGAATGCCCCGCTTTCCAGCCAGCAGTTCGTTGAGCTATTGGCGAAAACCTCATTAGGGCCGCGCCGCCCTCTGGATGATGAGACCGCGATTGCCGGTATGCTTAAGCACGCCAACCTGCTGGTTTCCGCATGGCAAGGGGAGACACTGGTTGGCATTGCGCGCAGCGTGACGGATTTTCATTTTTGCTGCTATCTGTCCGATCTGGCGGTGTCAGAGGACTGTCAGCATGCGGGAATAGGCAAGAAACTGATTCAACAAACCGCTCAGCAACTGGAAAAAGGCTGCAAAATCATTTTGCTGGCCGCGCCGCTGGCGGTGGATTACTACCCAAAATTAGGGTTTGAAAAGCACAACAGCACCTGGCTCATGCCTGCGGCAGATTTACACGACGAGGCGTAA
- a CDS encoding YacC family pilotin-like protein, whose protein sequence is MKNSALALLLLSLMSFSSASKALNEFEAEDLADLTAIFVYLKNHCGYQDLPNEQIRRTLVAFAQQNRWDLSNYSAYDMTAMGEDSYRDLSKIAIPTPKKCQSLARNSLGLLSYAQ, encoded by the coding sequence ATGAAAAACTCTGCGCTGGCTCTGCTCCTGCTAAGCCTGATGAGCTTCTCTTCCGCCAGCAAGGCGCTGAATGAATTTGAAGCGGAAGATCTGGCCGATCTGACCGCGATCTTTGTTTATCTGAAAAACCACTGCGGCTATCAAGATCTACCGAATGAACAGATTCGTCGGACGCTGGTCGCCTTTGCCCAGCAAAACCGCTGGGACCTCAGCAATTACAGCGCTTATGATATGACGGCGATGGGTGAAGACAGTTATCGCGATCTGAGTAAAATTGCGATTCCTACCCCGAAGAAATGCCAGTCTCTGGCACGTAATTCACTCGGCTTGCTCTCCTACGCGCAGTAA
- the speD gene encoding adenosylmethionine decarboxylase, with translation MHKLKLHGFNNLTKSLSFCIYDICYTKTADDRDGYIAYIDEQYNANRLTEILTKTCSIIGANVLNIARQDYEPQGASVTILVSEEPIDPRDVDTSEHPGPLPNSVVAHLDKSHICVHTYPESHPEGGLCTFRADIEVSTCGVISPLKALNYLIHQLESDIVTIDYRVRGFTRDVNGIKHFIDHQINSVQNFMSEDMKSLYHMMDVNVYQENIFHTKMLLKDFDLKHYLFNVSPEELNAAERKRITDLLYHEMQEIYYGRNLPVL, from the coding sequence TTGCACAAGCTGAAACTACACGGCTTTAACAACCTGACGAAAAGCCTGAGTTTTTGTATCTACGATATCTGTTACACCAAAACGGCCGACGATCGTGACGGTTATATCGCCTATATAGACGAACAATATAACGCTAACCGTTTAACAGAAATCCTCACTAAAACCTGCTCAATTATCGGTGCCAATGTCCTTAACATCGCGCGTCAGGACTATGAACCACAAGGTGCTAGCGTGACCATTCTGGTCAGCGAAGAACCCATCGACCCACGAGATGTTGATACCTCAGAGCACCCAGGGCCACTGCCCAACTCCGTCGTTGCCCATCTGGATAAAAGCCATATCTGTGTTCATACCTATCCAGAAAGCCATCCAGAAGGCGGGCTTTGTACTTTCCGCGCGGATATCGAAGTGTCTACCTGTGGCGTGATTTCACCGCTGAAGGCGCTGAACTATCTCATCCACCAGCTGGAATCCGATATTGTGACCATCGACTATCGCGTGCGAGGATTTACCCGTGATGTCAATGGCATAAAACATTTCATCGACCACCAGATTAATTCAGTTCAGAACTTCATGTCCGAGGACATGAAATCGCTCTATCATATGATGGACGTGAACGTGTATCAGGAAAATATCTTCCATACCAAGATGTTATTGAAAGACTTCGACCTGAAACACTACCTGTTCAACGTCAGCCCAGAAGAACTCAACGCTGCTGAACGGAAAAGAATTACCGATCTGCTGTATCACGAAATGCAGGAAATCTATTACGGCAGAAACCTGCCCGTCCTGTAA
- the panD gene encoding aspartate 1-decarboxylase — MIRTMLQGKLHRVKVTQADLHYEGSCAIDQDFMDAAGILEYEAIDIYNVDNGQRFSTYAIAGERGSRIISVNGAAARLACVGDKLIICSYVQMSDEQARSHNPKVAYFSGDNELQRQAKAIPVQVA, encoded by the coding sequence ATGATACGTACCATGCTGCAAGGCAAGCTGCACCGGGTCAAAGTGACTCAGGCTGACTTGCATTATGAAGGCTCTTGCGCCATCGATCAGGATTTTATGGATGCCGCTGGCATTCTGGAATACGAAGCGATTGATATCTACAACGTTGATAACGGTCAGCGTTTCTCTACCTACGCGATTGCGGGAGAAAGAGGTTCACGCATTATCTCCGTAAACGGCGCCGCCGCTCGCCTTGCCTGCGTGGGCGACAAACTGATTATCTGTTCCTATGTGCAGATGTCCGACGAGCAAGCCAGAAGCCACAACCCCAAGGTTGCCTATTTCTCTGGCGATAACGAGCTGCAACGTCAGGCCAAAGCGATTCCGGTTCAGGTTGCCTGA
- a CDS encoding ABC transporter ATP-binding protein has protein sequence MAASIDILNVQAVSCTLQQSPVLENISFAVRDDETICLLGRNGCGKTALLQVIAGLLPITQGKILLEGEPVSSPQAYVLPELRQVGLIFQDYALFPHLTVEGNIAFGLYGRPESEVKPICAEMLTLLQLDEVAARYPHELSNEQQQRLAIARALACEPKLLLLDEPFPGLDSQTRYRLITELRQVLKQRHVAAVFATHSREEAFACADHLILLDEGKIMQQGYPSELYHRPNSRFVADFMGNTNYLPVKIMSDHQWQSPLGDHHATHPLNQPMDSQCDWMVRPADVALALDPDGPASIEDRLFMGTSNLYRVKLGELMLLVQTGNWFEPGQQVRLSIKTDPPVLYPALPAASTPADGSEKK, from the coding sequence ATGGCCGCGTCGATAGATATTCTGAACGTTCAAGCGGTAAGCTGTACGTTGCAGCAATCCCCAGTGTTGGAGAACATCTCATTTGCCGTACGCGACGATGAGACAATCTGCCTGCTGGGCCGAAACGGCTGTGGCAAAACGGCGCTATTACAGGTGATAGCGGGTTTGCTACCGATTACTCAGGGCAAGATTTTGCTGGAAGGTGAACCCGTCAGCTCGCCGCAAGCGTACGTTCTGCCCGAACTGCGTCAGGTTGGTCTGATTTTTCAGGACTACGCGCTCTTTCCGCATCTGACCGTGGAAGGCAACATTGCGTTTGGGCTATATGGCCGCCCTGAAAGCGAGGTGAAGCCAATCTGTGCGGAAATGCTGACACTCCTGCAGTTGGATGAGGTTGCTGCACGTTATCCACATGAACTATCGAATGAACAGCAACAGCGTCTGGCGATTGCCCGTGCGCTGGCCTGTGAGCCGAAACTGCTGTTGCTGGATGAGCCGTTTCCCGGTCTGGACAGTCAGACCCGTTATCGTCTGATTACCGAATTACGGCAGGTTCTTAAACAGCGGCATGTCGCGGCGGTTTTTGCCACGCATAGCCGGGAAGAAGCCTTTGCCTGCGCCGACCATCTGATTCTGCTGGATGAAGGGAAGATTATGCAGCAGGGTTATCCCTCCGAACTGTACCATCGCCCGAATAGCCGCTTTGTGGCTGATTTTATGGGGAATACAAACTATTTACCCGTGAAAATCATGAGCGACCACCAGTGGCAAAGCCCATTGGGCGATCATCATGCGACCCATCCACTCAATCAGCCGATGGATTCACAGTGCGACTGGATGGTACGACCGGCAGACGTGGCGCTGGCGCTCGATCCCGATGGTCCAGCGTCGATAGAAGATCGGCTGTTTATGGGGACATCAAACTTGTATCGGGTGAAGCTGGGAGAATTGATGCTGCTGGTGCAGACCGGTAACTGGTTTGAACCGGGGCAGCAGGTGCGTTTAAGCATTAAGACGGATCCGCCAGTCTTGTATCCTGCTTTGCCGGCCGCCAGCACTCCGGCTGACGGCTCTGAAAAGAAATAA
- a CDS encoding ABC transporter ATP-binding protein: MTYALELAQLTKTYPGGVKALRGIDLNVEAGDFYALLGPNGAGKSTTIGIISSLVNKTAGKVRVFGYDLELDKVNAKRQLGLVPQEFNFNPFETVSQIVVNQAGYYGVKRQDALLRAEKYLKQLDLWEKRSEKAMMLSGGMKRRLMIARALMHEPKLLILDEPTAGVDIELRRSMWGFLKELNAQGTTIILTTHYLEEAEMLCRNIGIIQRGELVENTSMKQLLGKLKSETFIFDLAAKSPLPQLEGYTFRLTDTSTLEVDVMREQGLNALFSQLNAQGITILSMRNKANRLEELFVTLVNGTSGKGEKA; the protein is encoded by the coding sequence ATGACATATGCACTGGAACTGGCGCAATTAACCAAAACCTATCCGGGAGGCGTCAAAGCGTTACGGGGGATCGACCTGAACGTGGAAGCGGGGGATTTCTATGCGCTGCTGGGGCCAAATGGCGCGGGAAAATCCACCACGATTGGGATTATCAGCTCGCTGGTGAACAAAACCGCCGGCAAAGTTCGCGTCTTCGGCTATGACCTTGAGCTGGATAAAGTGAATGCGAAACGCCAGTTGGGGCTCGTCCCGCAAGAATTTAACTTTAATCCTTTCGAAACGGTATCACAGATTGTGGTTAACCAGGCTGGCTACTATGGCGTGAAACGTCAGGATGCATTGCTGCGTGCGGAAAAATACCTGAAACAGCTGGATCTGTGGGAGAAACGCAGCGAAAAGGCGATGATGTTATCCGGCGGGATGAAGCGTCGTTTGATGATTGCGCGTGCGCTAATGCACGAGCCTAAACTGCTGATTCTTGATGAACCTACCGCCGGTGTAGATATCGAATTACGTCGTTCTATGTGGGGCTTTTTGAAGGAGCTGAACGCACAGGGCACCACGATTATCCTGACGACGCACTATCTGGAAGAAGCGGAAATGCTGTGCCGCAACATTGGGATCATCCAGCGGGGAGAGCTGGTGGAAAATACCTCAATGAAGCAGCTGCTTGGCAAGTTGAAATCAGAAACGTTTATTTTCGATCTGGCGGCAAAAAGCCCGCTGCCGCAGCTTGAAGGCTACACGTTCCGCCTGACGGACACGTCAACGCTGGAAGTCGATGTGATGCGTGAGCAAGGTCTGAATGCGCTATTCAGCCAGTTGAACGCACAGGGGATAACGATATTAAGTATGCGTAATAAAGCGAACCGGTTAGAAGAGCTGTTTGTCACGCTGGTAAATGGGACAAGCGGTAAGGGAGAGAAGGCATGA
- the hpt gene encoding hypoxanthine phosphoribosyltransferase, translated as MKHTVEVMISEQEVMARVTELGQQISEHYRDSGSDMVLVGLLRGSFIFMADLCRAIDVPHEVDFMTASSYGSGMNSTRDVKILKDLDEDIRGKDVLIVEDIIDSGNTLSKVREILQLREPKSLAICTLLDKPERREVAVKVEWVGFSIPDEFVVGYGIDYAQHYRHLPYVGKVVPQE; from the coding sequence ATGAAACATACCGTGGAAGTCATGATTTCTGAGCAGGAAGTGATGGCGCGGGTTACCGAACTGGGGCAACAGATCAGCGAACACTACCGTGATAGCGGCAGCGATATGGTGCTGGTAGGGCTATTACGCGGATCGTTTATCTTTATGGCCGATTTATGCCGGGCGATCGACGTCCCTCACGAAGTGGATTTCATGACGGCATCCAGCTATGGCAGCGGTATGAACAGTACGCGCGATGTGAAGATCCTGAAAGATCTGGATGAGGATATTCGCGGCAAAGACGTGTTGATCGTTGAAGACATCATCGACTCAGGTAATACGCTGAGCAAAGTACGGGAAATTCTGCAACTGCGTGAGCCGAAATCGCTGGCTATCTGTACGCTGCTGGACAAACCAGAGCGCCGTGAAGTGGCAGTGAAGGTCGAGTGGGTGGGGTTCTCGATTCCTGATGAGTTCGTCGTGGGTTACGGCATCGACTATGCTCAGCACTATCGCCATTTACCTTACGTCGGCAAGGTTGTTCCGCAGGAATAA
- a CDS encoding ABC transporter permease → MMHLYWVALQSIWVKEVTRFGRIWIQTLVPPVITMTLYFIIFGNLIGSRIGEMHGFTYMQFIVPGLIMMAVITNAYANVASSFFSAKFQRNIEELLVAPVPTHVIIAGYVGGGIARGLCVGVLVTAVSLFFVPLHVHAWWVIVLTLLLTAMLFSLAGLLNAVFAKTFDDISLIPTFVLTPLTYLGGVFYSLTLLPPFWQAVSKLNPVVYMISGFRYGFLGIQDVPLLFTMSVLIAFIVVFYLLVWWLIERGRGLRT, encoded by the coding sequence ATGATGCATTTGTATTGGGTGGCGCTACAGAGTATCTGGGTGAAAGAAGTTACCCGATTTGGGCGTATCTGGATTCAGACGCTGGTGCCGCCAGTGATCACCATGACGCTGTATTTTATTATTTTTGGCAACCTGATTGGCTCACGCATTGGCGAAATGCATGGTTTTACCTACATGCAGTTTATCGTGCCGGGTTTGATCATGATGGCGGTGATCACCAACGCGTATGCCAACGTGGCCTCTTCCTTCTTCAGCGCCAAGTTTCAGCGCAATATTGAGGAACTGCTGGTTGCACCGGTGCCGACTCACGTGATTATCGCGGGCTATGTTGGCGGGGGTATCGCTCGTGGCCTGTGCGTGGGAGTTTTGGTAACGGCGGTATCGCTGTTCTTCGTCCCGCTGCACGTTCATGCCTGGTGGGTCATTGTTCTGACGCTGTTATTGACGGCAATGCTGTTCTCGCTGGCGGGATTATTGAACGCGGTATTTGCGAAAACCTTTGATGATATCAGCCTGATTCCGACGTTTGTGTTAACGCCGCTGACCTATCTGGGCGGGGTGTTTTACTCACTGACGTTGCTGCCGCCGTTCTGGCAGGCTGTGTCTAAACTGAACCCGGTGGTGTACATGATTAGCGGCTTCCGTTACGGTTTCCTCGGAATTCAGGACGTGCCATTGCTGTTTACGATGTCGGTACTGATTGCCTTTATCGTGGTGTTTTATCTGCTGGTCTGGTGGCTGATTGAACGCGGACGCGGGCTGCGGACGTAG
- the can gene encoding carbonate dehydratase, whose protein sequence is MKEIETLIANNQLWSKTMVEEDPGYFERLAQAQRPRFLWIGCSDSRVPAESLTSLEPGELFVHRNVANLVIHTDLNCLSVVQYAVEVLEVEHIIICGHYGCGGVQAAVENPELGLINNWLLHIRDLWYKHSSLLGELPPEQRLNTLCEINVVEQVYNLGHSTIMQSAWKRGQKVTIHGWVYGIQDGRLRDLEVTATNRETLEQRYRRAISSLP, encoded by the coding sequence ATGAAAGAAATCGAAACGCTCATCGCGAACAACCAGCTTTGGTCTAAAACGATGGTGGAAGAGGATCCTGGCTATTTTGAACGTCTGGCGCAGGCACAACGTCCCCGTTTTCTATGGATTGGATGCTCGGACAGTCGCGTACCTGCGGAAAGTCTGACCAGCCTTGAGCCTGGTGAACTGTTTGTTCACCGCAATGTCGCAAATCTGGTTATTCACACCGACCTCAATTGCCTGTCTGTCGTGCAATATGCCGTCGAAGTTCTCGAAGTCGAACACATTATCATCTGCGGCCACTACGGCTGCGGCGGCGTTCAGGCTGCGGTGGAAAACCCAGAGCTGGGTTTGATTAACAACTGGCTGCTGCATATCCGTGATTTGTGGTACAAGCATAGTTCGCTGCTGGGGGAATTGCCTCCCGAACAGCGCCTGAACACGCTTTGTGAAATCAACGTTGTCGAGCAGGTGTATAACCTCGGCCACTCCACCATCATGCAGTCCGCATGGAAGCGTGGACAGAAAGTCACGATCCACGGTTGGGTTTACGGTATTCAGGATGGCCGTCTGCGCGATCTGGAAGTGACAGCGACCAACCGGGAAACGCTGGAACAGCGTTATCGCCGCGCGATTTCCTCTCTGCCTTGA
- the panC gene encoding pantoate--beta-alanine ligase encodes MLIIETPLLLRREVRRWRQEGKRIALVPTMGNLHDGHMTLVDEARARADIVIVSVFVNPMQFERPDDLARYPRTLQEDCEKLNRRGADLVFAPSPDVIYPNGLESQTFVDVPGLSSMLEGASRPGHFRGVATIVSKLFNLVQPDVACFGEKDYQQLALIRQLVRDMGYDIDIIGVPIVRTKDGLALSSRNGYLSAEERQLAPILYQLMMALSAQLDNGDRQIETMLEQTAEQLREAGFTPDELFIRDADTLQPLNTASTRAVILMAAWLGKARLIDNHQVDLTV; translated from the coding sequence GTGTTAATAATCGAAACCCCTCTGCTGCTGCGCCGCGAAGTCCGTCGCTGGCGTCAGGAAGGGAAACGCATTGCTTTGGTTCCCACCATGGGTAACTTGCATGACGGGCACATGACGCTGGTCGATGAAGCCAGGGCACGCGCCGATATCGTTATTGTCAGCGTTTTTGTCAATCCCATGCAGTTTGAGCGGCCAGATGATTTAGCCCGCTACCCCCGGACGTTGCAGGAAGACTGCGAGAAATTGAATCGCCGCGGTGCCGATCTGGTTTTCGCACCGAGCCCGGATGTGATATACCCAAATGGACTGGAGTCGCAAACGTTTGTCGATGTGCCTGGACTGTCTTCTATGTTGGAAGGCGCCAGCCGTCCCGGCCATTTTCGCGGCGTAGCCACCATCGTCAGCAAGCTGTTCAATCTGGTACAGCCGGATGTAGCCTGCTTCGGTGAAAAAGATTACCAGCAGTTAGCGCTGATTCGGCAGCTCGTCCGCGATATGGGTTATGACATTGATATCATCGGTGTCCCTATCGTGCGTACCAAAGACGGTTTGGCATTGAGCTCGCGTAATGGCTACCTCAGTGCTGAAGAGCGCCAACTGGCACCCATACTTTATCAGCTGATGATGGCGCTTTCAGCGCAGTTGGACAACGGCGATCGTCAGATAGAGACCATGCTGGAACAAACCGCAGAGCAGTTGCGCGAAGCGGGCTTTACGCCTGATGAACTATTCATCCGCGATGCTGATACGCTACAACCGCTGAACACTGCCAGCACACGAGCAGTGATTTTGATGGCTGCCTGGTTAGGCAAGGCCAGATTGATTGATAACCACCAGGTCGATTTGACTGTATGA
- the speE gene encoding polyamine aminopropyltransferase — MSQKEIWYETLHANFGQYFSVDRVLYHEKTDHQDLIIFENDALGRVMALDGVVQTTERDEFIYHEMLTHVPLLSHGNAKRVLIIGGGDGGMLREVSRHHGVEHITMVEIDAGVVEFCRQYLPNHSAGSYDDPRFNLVIDDGVNFVRQCSDKFDVIISDCTDSIGPGESLFTSDFYQGCARCLNEDGIFVAQNGVCFLQQDEAVGSHKKLGHYFKDVSFYQAAIPTYYGGIMTFAWASNNPALRQIDATTLRQRFAQSGITCRYYTPDVHIGSFALPQYLLSALQNAQ; from the coding sequence ATGTCCCAGAAAGAAATTTGGTATGAAACCCTACATGCCAACTTTGGCCAGTATTTTTCGGTTGATCGCGTGCTGTATCACGAGAAGACCGATCATCAAGATCTCATCATCTTTGAAAACGACGCATTAGGCCGTGTAATGGCGCTTGACGGCGTGGTGCAAACCACCGAGCGCGATGAATTCATCTATCACGAAATGCTCACCCACGTCCCTCTACTGTCACACGGCAACGCCAAACGCGTACTGATTATCGGTGGCGGCGATGGCGGTATGCTGCGGGAAGTCAGCCGACATCACGGCGTCGAACATATCACGATGGTGGAGATCGATGCAGGCGTAGTGGAATTCTGTCGCCAGTATTTGCCCAATCACAGTGCTGGTAGCTATGACGACCCGCGTTTTAATCTGGTGATTGATGACGGCGTGAATTTCGTCAGACAGTGCAGCGACAAGTTTGACGTCATCATTTCCGATTGCACCGACTCCATCGGCCCCGGCGAAAGCCTGTTCACCTCTGATTTCTATCAGGGTTGTGCCCGCTGCCTGAATGAAGACGGAATTTTCGTCGCGCAGAATGGCGTGTGTTTCCTGCAACAGGATGAAGCCGTCGGCAGCCATAAAAAGCTCGGCCACTATTTCAAGGATGTCAGCTTTTATCAGGCGGCGATCCCAACGTACTACGGCGGTATTATGACGTTCGCCTGGGCCAGCAATAACCCGGCACTGCGCCAGATAGACGCCACCACACTGCGCCAACGTTTTGCGCAGTCAGGGATTACCTGTCGCTATTACACGCCTGATGTTCATATCGGCAGTTTTGCCCTGCCACAGTATCTATTAAGCGCGCTACAGAATGCGCAATAA
- the nrdH gene encoding glutaredoxin-like protein NrdH, which produces MRITIFTKPDCVQCNATCRALDKQGIHYQLVDLTEDEQALQQVRALGYQQVPVVMTADDHWSGFRPDKISTLNAALQLQ; this is translated from the coding sequence ATGCGTATTACTATTTTCACTAAGCCAGATTGTGTTCAATGCAACGCCACATGTCGTGCGCTGGATAAGCAAGGAATTCACTATCAACTGGTGGACTTAACTGAAGATGAACAGGCGTTACAGCAGGTAAGAGCGTTGGGCTATCAGCAGGTGCCCGTCGTGATGACGGCCGACGATCATTGGAGCGGCTTCCGCCCAGACAAGATCAGTACGTTGAACGCCGCCTTGCAATTGCAGTAA
- a CDS encoding iron ABC transporter permease — translation MTPPSGSVINNSDLIQYSFDSMISGVWRVSSWLLAGLLLLPLATVFYQAFFADGVGFAQLWQIGLPTYLIHSVVIVIGTLLFSLLFGLPSAWFIAMYRFPGHRVLQWALCLPIAMPAFLLAYLYTDALRHLSPLLREGGLQIVSSWEEFHVAGLSASLGCVSLVLALVLYPYIYLLVREALVKQPASLIHSARLLNQTRSQVLRRLCLPIALPAIACGGALVVVETLGDYGAASYLNIPTMTTQVLDIWQKQGDLGAAARLGVLILPAIFLLMFLVNLWRRKQKIYQAQANASQVAPPVLSGWRSKVVRGYCWGIVCLSFLFPVLYLLFLALRHMMSVWDMAFLHAIMNSLLASATATAIITLMALSFIFYTRMAGIFANQTPVRLVSLSFALPGAVLAVGLFTLLSLVDNGINLFARAAGLPTADALLAGSLFILILAYSVKFGRLMLDSLERSMDAIPRSLDSASLVLGASPLSRWSRVHIPLLRRSLFIGALLIFTESMKELNVSLLLRPFGIDTLATYVFRFTASEQVASFAFPALVLVAVGLIPVFWLNRALNIKG, via the coding sequence ATGACGCCGCCGTCAGGCTCTGTTATTAATAACAGCGATCTCATCCAATACAGTTTTGATTCTATGATCTCCGGTGTCTGGCGCGTCAGTAGTTGGTTGTTGGCGGGACTGTTGCTGCTTCCTTTAGCAACGGTTTTTTATCAGGCTTTTTTTGCCGATGGGGTGGGATTCGCCCAACTGTGGCAAATCGGGTTACCCACCTACCTGATACATTCTGTCGTTATCGTGATTGGCACGCTTCTCTTCAGCTTACTGTTTGGGTTGCCTTCGGCCTGGTTTATCGCCATGTATCGCTTTCCCGGCCATCGTGTATTGCAATGGGCACTTTGCCTGCCGATCGCGATGCCCGCGTTCTTGCTTGCTTACCTTTATACCGATGCGTTACGACATCTGTCGCCGTTGTTGCGGGAAGGCGGTCTGCAGATTGTATCGTCGTGGGAGGAATTCCACGTTGCTGGGCTATCTGCTTCACTGGGCTGCGTAAGTCTGGTGTTAGCGCTGGTGTTGTATCCCTACATTTACCTGTTGGTACGCGAGGCGCTAGTGAAGCAGCCGGCCAGCTTGATTCACTCGGCTCGTTTACTGAATCAAACGCGTTCCCAGGTTTTGCGCCGCTTATGTTTGCCTATTGCGCTGCCTGCAATTGCCTGCGGTGGCGCGTTAGTGGTGGTCGAGACATTGGGCGATTATGGCGCGGCGTCCTACCTTAATATTCCAACCATGACAACACAGGTGCTGGATATCTGGCAGAAGCAGGGCGATCTCGGCGCAGCTGCACGCCTTGGTGTCTTGATCTTGCCTGCGATCTTCCTCTTGATGTTTCTGGTTAATCTTTGGCGCCGTAAGCAGAAAATTTATCAAGCTCAAGCGAACGCCTCTCAGGTGGCTCCGCCCGTGTTGAGTGGGTGGCGCAGCAAGGTGGTGCGTGGCTACTGTTGGGGAATCGTTTGTCTGTCGTTCCTGTTCCCGGTGCTGTATCTGTTATTTCTGGCGCTCCGGCACATGATGTCGGTATGGGATATGGCGTTCCTCCACGCGATAATGAATAGCCTGTTAGCCTCCGCCACCGCGACAGCCATCATTACGCTGATGGCGCTATCGTTTATCTTCTACACGCGCATGGCTGGGATCTTTGCCAATCAGACGCCAGTTCGGCTGGTCAGCCTGAGTTTTGCTTTACCCGGTGCGGTATTGGCCGTTGGGCTATTTACCTTGCTGTCGCTGGTGGATAACGGAATTAATCTGTTTGCCCGCGCTGCGGGGTTACCGACCGCGGATGCTCTGCTGGCCGGGTCGCTGTTTATTCTTATCCTCGCCTATAGCGTTAAATTCGGGCGTCTGATGCTGGACAGCCTGGAGCGCAGTATGGACGCCATTCCGCGCTCGCTGGACAGCGCGAGCCTTGTACTGGGCGCCTCTCCCCTCAGCCGTTGGTCGCGCGTGCATATTCCGCTGTTGCGTCGCAGCCTGTTCATCGGGGCGCTGCTGATTTTTACGGAAAGTATGAAAGAGCTGAATGTCTCACTGCTGCTGCGCCCTTTTGGGATTGATACGTTGGCAACGTATGTTTTCCGCTTTACGGCGAGTGAGCAGGTTGCGTCATTTGCCTTTCCTGCGCTGGTGCTGGTGGCGGTGGGGCTTATCCCCGTTTTCTGGCTGAATCGCGCACTGAATATAAAAGGATAA
- the nrdI gene encoding class Ib ribonucleoside-diphosphate reductase assembly flavoprotein NrdI, protein MNPLVYFSSQSENTHRFISRVGLPALRIPIATEQPALKVDRPYILVVPSYGGGSTKGAVPRQVIIFLNDPHNRAYLRGVIAAGNTNFGAAYCIAGDIIAQKCQVPYLYRFELLGTAEDVANVRKGVTEFWQQQTT, encoded by the coding sequence ATGAACCCGCTGGTCTATTTCTCCAGCCAGTCGGAAAACACGCATCGCTTCATTTCCAGGGTTGGCTTGCCAGCCCTGAGAATCCCGATAGCGACAGAACAGCCTGCATTGAAAGTTGATCGCCCCTATATTCTGGTTGTCCCCAGCTACGGCGGAGGCAGCACGAAAGGAGCTGTGCCGCGTCAGGTCATCATCTTTCTCAACGATCCACACAATCGCGCTTACCTGCGCGGCGTGATTGCCGCAGGCAATACCAATTTCGGTGCAGCGTATTGCATCGCCGGCGACATCATTGCGCAGAAATGCCAGGTGCCTTACCTGTACCGCTTTGAATTGCTCGGCACGGCAGAAGACGTTGCAAATGTGCGTAAGGGAGTAACTGAATTTTGGCAACAACAGACCACGTGA